The DNA window CCTGTGAGCCTCAAATTTCGAGCATTGCGATGAAAAACAATCAACATTCAAAATATACTGAGGGTAGGTCATATTATGGATTTAATTGTGAATAAGTAATATCACTAACAAATATGtagatttatgattaaatttataaaaataaattacctgcAGAAATGTGAGGGAGTGACACCATTACGTTTGCGGCCACCAAAGATCTTGGTGACAGTCTTTACTCCTACGGGAGAGCGGATGTAGATGTGACGGAGGATGGCAGCGCATCGCACATAGAACCAGTCAGGGTCGTAGGGAGCAAGCTCCTTGAAACGACCAGTCTTAACCAGGTCCATGTGGTCTGGCACCTTAACCTTGCCTGTCCTGAAAACAACAAGACATTTCAATAAGTGTTTTTCTCTGCTACATAATtagattcaaaatcaaatacaagTCTAAAAtcacatttgtaaataaatttttttttaacagtttccAAGGCACGAGTTATGTATAAACATAgttattgtttaactattgtgGACATCAGTGGGGCTGGAAACTTGTTTAACTTCATTACAATAAAACTATGTTCTGTTGTTATAAGCCCTtataattcaacaatttttattgATCATGTTTCAGTAGTTACTCtgagtaatatttataaaaataaactgtgttACTTGCAACTGTGATAAATAACAGCTCAAATAACCTAAACAAGATACATTAAAGACATGTAAAATGTATATGAAACATCTGATTTTAGAGTACAATAAATTCTAAAGTGATTTCAAAAAAACTTACTTCTTCAGATGGGCAGCGACGGTCTTGACGACCTTGTCCTGTTCAACATCCTTCAATGTGACGGAACGCATCTGTAATCAATTGTAAAAATCATGCTATATTACAGATTTAATGAGGAAACAGTGAGTACTTTCTTTACAAAAGAATTCCGAGTAATTAGATATACATTTTCTTTGATAATCTGATGTCTCTAATAGGAagtttgtataattatgtagtttCTCAAGAAGTAATGAGAGAAAAAATGGGCAAAATGGACATTTCTCTCATGAATGTTAGAACATTTAGAGcatgataatattaaatttattaagctGGTTATCACTTTAAACTGATTGGCCagttttttgtgtttgtaataatttgttAGAAGAGAAAAAGTGAGGTTATCCAAACTCGGCATTGATGTGATATTACTGAATTGGGAGCATTGCTGGTTGAATACATATAACTTAGTCACGATTCCACTTATTGAGTGCAATATTTACCGCACATTTAAAAGGCACACTAGTAAATTTATCAATTGACAGTTCTTCATGCGCATTGTCGAGCACTCATTTTGGCCATTTAGCACTCCAAACGTTAATAGTAGCTCGCACATAATGCGCATCTTACCTTGGACTCGATACTCAAACAGTAATATCACTTTTATAgcttattttctaaatatttcacGAAAAACCATGTGGCTTTGCCTAAAAACCCACCTTGCCTTGTGTTGGCAACCGgaagaaagaaattaaaaaaaaaacacagtgaTGACATCGTACAATTTTGAATTCTACTAAAGcttgttaaattttaacttgCCTTACATtggtaattattataaagtagaTTATGTATTCAATGAATTCTCGTTAAGattaataatacctaatttAAGGATGATATCCACAATGAAATTTTAACGTTCCTTAAACAAAGCTTtccattctttttattttataccatacatgtattttttgttgttaactGGCAAGTAAGATGGAATGTGCTAAGTTAcagataataaattttaattaaaacatgccGCGTATTAAAAATCCTAGGTCTGACTTCTTACTAAttggaatgtaaataaaaacatttgcttTAAAGAATCTAGTTACACAAACAcacaactaataataataataataataccccctcggggctagtcgttctctctctccatgggaataacgcaagaccagagggcatattagtatgctttttcaaaccttgagatataaataaaaaatgtatctgaaggtctatgtaggagcatacatccgcagggcagcttgtggcgagctgtttgtgagtagcgacacaacggaacctgaatgccccagggggtcactctttatggggactcccagctctttcttgccttaactggctggctagagaggggtcgctagagctatatgctcgggggtggaagtgtctaatggcgtaataacgaggaaacccgctccgggtctgtagcccgcgatggtgaaatcggtgtcgcacctctctacacccctagccgctcgcactggtgttgcccacctgctgtcaatcgtgacggtatcatagggggcccatctagtgagcggcgagtcaccgcctgccaatttatttacattaccatgtgtagagaggcaggtgtcatagttttctggaaaatccaactaactggtccacataacttatcataatataatagcctaattgttcatacacacattcttgcaatagttttgtatctactttggattcttcatgtccgttctcccatagagcggagatgaatgatccctagtagataccccgtcacatattagattaaaattctcaacaagacctctacatgttggacctgtgtccccgtgcaagcctttaaaaaggaccgggtctcttcacatgaagtgatcccgtgactataaagagatacaaataataataataacttcgTGTCAACCGTCAATCatctattttttctgaatatttttattttcgaacttctttacgataattatacaataaacaatatttttataatagtatatagTAAAAGTGCACATATAAAACTCaagaaaccatattaaaataaaaaagtaaataaaaatgaaaatccgaTGTACGATGACATATATgtcatcactataaaatatgtaatttacgaCTCAGAAAACAAGAATAGATAAATGTTGACACGAAGAAGAGCAGCACGCCTTCCATCCCCGGGCTCGTCGCCGAGCTCCGCCTCGCAGCTGCCGCCGGGCCGAGGTCCAGCGCCGGCAGTTGCAGTCGCGTCGAGCTCCAGCGACGAGTACTACTCCCCGCCGACGTCGCCAACACCTGTACGTCGGCCGGGGAGGCGCCGGCCGCCGAGCAGCTTGGCGCCCTCAGGCCAACCGGCCTCGAACAGGGCTCCCGCTCCCGGTGGTGTAGTGCAGCGCATGAAGTGGACTCGACCCATGAACGAGAATGTCATGCGCGCCTACTATGGGGCGACAGGGGGAGGAACTAACCTCACTGCGTACCGTGCCAGAATGCTCTCTCTGTTTCGGGCCCTTGAACCGGACGTCGACGTATCGGCACAACGTTTgtcggatcaagtgcgagttatcCAACGTAATCACAGGTTGGATGACGCGACGCTTGATCGATTGCGCTCTGAAGTGCAGACTAGCCCTGTCGTCGTTACCCCGTCAATAGCGGAAGCGCCAGCTGCAAGCGCGCTGCCTGCCAACCCTGCTGACGGGGGAGATGATGACGGTGCTATAACTGTAAGTACCCAGTGCAGTGATCATATAAGGAGTACATTGGAACAGGCGGTTCTGGAGTATCGGTCAACACCCCGGGACCAGAGACCGCGACTACCTCGCTTGCCCATGCACAACCGAAACAAGGCGCTAATGGGTGTCCTGGATTCGCTGCTATCCAGTTATTTTGGGAACAGCGAAGACCTCGGTGACACGCACTCGCTTCTGTACTGTGCGGCTGTTACGGCGTGTCGTGTAGCTGGTGTTACCTTTCGAGATAACACAGCTGCACGGCCTAAGCAAGCGGCACCAGCCTGGCAGTGCAGGATTGAGAAGCGTGTTGCTGAGGCCAGGACACTCATAGCCAAACTTGTTGCGTTTCGGGGCGGAAACACTCGCCCTAGGGTCATGCGTTTTGTAAAGCGGGCGTTTGCTGGGACTAATATTAGCCCCAGCGAATACACCGCCCGAGTTACAGAAcgcattgacttttttaagcaaaaggtgTGTGCCTGGGCAAACCGTATTCGACGGTACAAGACTcgggtggaccgatttcaccagaaccgtatgttccaaagagaccaaagatgggtgtacagatcttgggagcaacctgcgtcggaggagggtgccggacgcctgccggatgatgtcgctacaaatttgttttggcgcagcatctggtcggcgcctgtaacccactctgagggggattggatacgtgatgttgagcaatcgtgtgaacgaatagaagaaatgggggctattgatattagtccccaagacgtagccaatgcagtccgtccgttggccaattggaaagccccgggcccggatggactgcataacttcaggttgaaatggctaccaagttcacatggttgcttagcatcccaattccaatctgccgtagactcgggcgtgctcccacagttcttcactactggttccacccatctgctccacaaaacaggtagtaccacggaccccaaaaattatagacccattacatgtttacccaccatctacaaactgcttacatccattctgagagaaaagattaatgaccatattgaacggttttctatcatgtctgcctctcagaatggatgtaggaatgggtcacgtggtactaaggagctactccttattgatatgactatttgccaacaagttcgccgctccaaaaagggtgtgtcgacatgttggatagattataagaaggcctatgattcggtgccacatgcatggctcatgagggtgctagagttgtataaaatcaatacaactctacgcacttttttgaagtcatgtatggggcaatggactacggtgcttcactatccaggatgtcgggatatccaaaagagcggtcaacttattaggattgaacggggaatatttcaaggtgacagtttgagtcccctgtggttctgtttagccttgaatcctcttagcactctgcttgagaattcaaggctgggctattcgttgcggagaggaagccaggtaatctcccacttgttgtacatggatgacctgaaattgtttgcttccaacaagttgcaactgatgaagttactgaagattactgaaagcttcagtaattccatcagaatggaatttggtgttgacaaatgtgcagtcatgcatgtaaaacgaggtgggattgtagaatcccagggcat is part of the Trichoplusia ni isolate ovarian cell line Hi5 chromosome 7, tn1, whole genome shotgun sequence genome and encodes:
- the LOC113495907 gene encoding uncharacterized protein LOC113495907 — translated: MLTRRRAARLPSPGSSPSSASQLPPGRGPAPAVAVASSSSDEYYSPPTSPTPVRRPGRRRPPSSLAPSGQPASNRAPAPGGVVQRMKWTRPMNENVMRAYYGATGGGTNLTAYRARMLSLFRALEPDVDVSAQRLSDQVRVIQRNHRLDDATLDRLRSEVQTSPVVVTPSIAEAPAASALPANPADGGDDDGAITVSTQCSDHIRSTLEQAVLEYRSTPRDQRPRLPRLPMHNRNKALMGVLDSLLSSYFGNSEDLGDTHSLLYCAAVTACRVAGVTFRDNTAARPKQAAPAWQCRIEKRVAEARTLIAKLVAFRGGNTRPRVMRFVKRAFAGTNISPSEYTARVTERIDFFKQKALLSQMYFICATPTTPPTY
- the LOC113495973 gene encoding 40S ribosomal protein S19a isoform X3; amino-acid sequence: MRSVTLKDVEQDKVVKTVAAHLKKTGKVKVPDHMDLVKTGRFKELAPYDPDWFYVRCAAILRHIYIRSPVGVKTVTKIFGGRKRNGVTPSHFCRSSGSIARKALQALEALKMVEKVQDGGRILTVQGRRDLDRIAAQVRLKAKQAAKQAVIVL